In one window of Toxotes jaculatrix isolate fToxJac2 chromosome 10, fToxJac2.pri, whole genome shotgun sequence DNA:
- the LOC121188629 gene encoding neoverrucotoxin subunit alpha-like, which yields LTIDTNTVNRKIKLSDNNRKVTHVEEDQSYPDHPDRFDQWPQLLCNNGLTGRCYWEVKWRGGVDISVTYRGIRRKGNRENSWSLICCNGCYSVLHNNRETPVSSFSTSSSSVSNRVAVYVDCPAGSLSFYRVSSDSLIHLYTFNTTFTEPLYPGFGVWSFGSSVSLCRV from the coding sequence ctcaccatcgacacaaacacagtaaacagaaagatcaaactgtctgacaacaacaggaaggtgacacatgtggaggaggatcagtcatatcctgatcatccagacagatttgaccagtggcctcagctgctgtgtaataatggtctgactggtcgctgttactgggaggtcaagtggagaggaggagttgATATATCAGTGacttacagaggaatcagaaggaaaggaaacagagaaaactccTGGAGTCTGATCTGCTGTAATGGTTGTTACTCTGTTTTGCACAATAACAGAgagacacctgtctcctccttctctacatcatcttcctctgtctctaacagagtagcagtgtatgtggactgtcctgctggctctctgtccttctacagagtctcctctgactcactgatccacctctacaccttcaacactaCATTCACTGAACCTTTGTATCCCGGGTTTGGAGTCTGGTCGtttggttcctcagtgtctctgtgtagagtgtag